From a region of the Panicum virgatum strain AP13 chromosome 2K, P.virgatum_v5, whole genome shotgun sequence genome:
- the LOC120695048 gene encoding uncharacterized protein LOC120695048 gives MALMEELVEEVLLRFPPTEPASLVRAALVCKPWCRLISGRRFHRRFREFHRSPTVLGFLCHGLDKGGYASRFVPASPACPPHADLGRWHRHTLEARHGRVLLCAADGSPHLNVWDPVTGEQLPGPVVTGPEIKPWWELPPLPLPAVWNYWMPGRWNAAVLCAASGGACDHLHCRGAPFLVVFVGDDAGQISLFTYSPEAGSWSEPIFAAPASEYGVYSAPTALVGNSLYFMIFRGNSMLRYDLITRKTSVIDHTPAKYHDPTEPIMMGDGGVLLVAVENYNSLFLWSMEENPNGDIVWAQIRVIELKKLLPVDVINHCGFGFIHGVGILVGTNNGLLIIDLKSDKVKMVCEGNIYGAVPYMSFYIPALESVAAVEGPGAAASIA, from the exons ATGGCGCTGATGGAGGAGCTCGTCGAGGAGGTCCTGCTCCGCTTCCCGCCGACCGAGCCCGCGAGCCTTGTCCGCGCGGCCCTCGTCTGCAAGCCCTGGTGCCGCCTCATCTCCGGCCGCCGCTTCCACCGCCGCTTCCGCGAGTTCCACCGCTCACCCACGGTGCTCGGCTTCCTCTGCCACGGCCTAGACAAGGGCGGGTACGCCTCCCGCTTCGTCCCCGCCTCCCCCGCCTGCCCGCCCCACGCCGACCTAGGGCGCTGGCACCGGCACACGCTCGAAGCCCGCCACGGCCGCGTCCTCCTCTGCGCCGCGGACGGAAGTCCGCACCTCAACGTCTGGGACCCCGTCACGGGCGAGCAACTCCCAGG cccggTGGTTACCGGTCCGGAAATAAAACCCTGGTGggagctgccgccgctgccgctgccggccgtTTGGAATTATTGGATGCCAGGTCGCTGGAACGCGGCAGTGCTCtgcgcggccagcggcggcgcctgcgACCACCTTCACTGCCGCGGTGCACCCTTCCTCGTCGTCTTTGTGGGCGACGACGCCGGGCAGATTTCCTTGTTCACCTACTCGCCGGAGGCTGGTTCATGGAGCGAGCCGATCTTTGCCGCTCCGGCCAGTGAGTACGGTGTCTATTCAGCGCCCACAGCCCTTGTGGGGAACTCACTCTACTTCATGATTTTTAGGGGAAATAGCATGCTCAGGTACGATTTGATCACACGGAAAACATCTGTTATTGATCACACACCTGCAAAGTATCATGATCCTACTGAGCCAATTATGATGGGGGACGGTGGGGTATTATTAGTCGCAGTCGAGAATTATAACAGTCTCTTCCTCTGGTCAATGGAGGAAAATCCCAACGGAGACATAGTATGGGCACAAATCAGAGTAATTGAGCTCAAGAAGTTGCTCCCTGTCGATGTTATTAATCATTGTGGTTTTGGTTTCATCCATGGCGTTGGAATCCTCGTGGGCACAAATAACGGGTTATTAATCATTGATCTAAAGTCTGATAAGGTGAAAATGGTATGCGAGGGCAACATCTACGGTGCTGTTCCCTACATGAGCTTCTACATTCCAG CACTGGAATCGGTTGCTGCAGTTGAGGGGCCAGGAGCTGCTGCTTCAATTGCATGA
- the LOC120665410 gene encoding DEAD-box ATP-dependent RNA helicase 52B-like: MRSSWADSVANAEESAPATGAANGSVANHGNPRPTRSSYVPPHLRGRPAGAGVDAQAGSAAPAQGGPLPSAAAQPSGPAAAVGGPRWAGIVNGGGSGSVGAPRQGYGGGGRGGGGGGGAWNSRPGGWDRRDREPDPFAKAEAEEVDFEGAENTGINFDAYEDIPVETSGHDVPAPVNTFAEIDLGDALNENIRRCKYVKPTPVQRYAIPISIAGRDLMACAQTGSGKTAAFCFPIISGILKSRPPQRQRSSRTACPLALILSPTRELSVQIHEEARKFAYQTGVRVVVAYGGAPITNQLRELERGVEILVATPGRLMDLLERARVSLQNIMYLALDEADRMLDMGFEPQIRKIVEQMDMPPRGQRQTMLFSATFPKEIQSMAADFLADYIFLAVGRVGSSTDLIVQRVEFVLDADKRSYLMDLLHAQKANGTHGKQALTLVFVETKRGADALEDWLFRNGFPATSIHGDRSQQEREHALRSFKSGATPILVATDVAARGLDIPHVAHVINFDLPNDIDDYVHRIGRTGRAGKSGLATAFFNESNTSLARQLSELMQEANQEVPQWLERYAARSTYGGGGGRNRRSGGGARFGGRDFRRDRGSGGYGGGGGAYGGGGGGGYGGSSGYGGGYGGGGGGYGGGQSAWD; encoded by the exons ATGCGATCTTCATGGGCTGATTCAGTTGCGAACGCCGAGGAATCGGCGCCCGCGACTGGTGCTGCTAACGGATCCGTTGCTAATCACGGCAACCCGCGCCCCACGCGCAGCTCCTACGTGCCTCCTCACCTCCGTGGCCGTCCAGCTGGTGCTGGTGTTGACGCCCAAGCAGGCTCAGCAGCGCCGGCGCAAGGTGGCCCATTGCCCTCAGCTGCCGCACAGCCATCTGGtccggctgctgctgttggtgGCCCTCGCTGGGCTGGCATTGTTAACGGTGGTGGAAGTGGCAGTGTGGGTGCTCCTCGTCAGGGTTATGGCGGTGGGGGCCGTGGCGGtgggggcggtggcggtgccTGGAACTCCCGTCCTGGCGGTTGGGACCGCAGAGACCGTGAGCCGGATCCCTTTGCTAAAGCTGAGGCAGAAGAAGTTGACTTCGAGGGTGCTGAGAACACTGGCATCAATTTTGATGCCTATGAAGACATCCCTGTTGAGACCAGCGGCCACGATGTACCCGCACCAGTCAACACATTCGCAGAGATTGATTTGGGTGATGCGCTGAATGAGAATATCCGGAGGTGCAAGTATGTGAAACCAACACCAGTGCAGCGTTATGCTATCCCAATCTCCATCGCTGGGCGGGATCTTATGGCCTGCGCACAGACGGGGTCTGGAAAAACCGCAGCCTTCTGTTTCCCAATCATCAGTGGCATCTTGAAGTCTAGGCCACCCCAGAGGCAGCGTAGTTCAAGGACTGCATGTCCTCTGGCTCTGATCTTATCTCCCACTCGTGAGCTTTCAGTCCAA ATCCATGAAGAAGCAAGGAAATTTGCATATCAGACTGGTGTCAGAGTTGTGGTTGCATATGGAGGTGCACCGATAACAAATCAG CTGAGGGAGTTAGAAAGAGGTGTTGAAATCCTGGTGGCAACTCCTGGACGCTTAATGGATCTGTTGGAGAGGGCTAGAGTCTCACTGCAAAACATTATGTATTTAGCTCTCGATGAAGCTGATCGAATGCTTGATATGGGTTTTGAGCCACAGATACGTAAAATTGTTGAGCAGATGGACATGCCTCCACGTGGCCAGAGGCAGACAATGTTGTTTAGTGCTACATTCCCGAAAGAGATACAg AGTATGGCTGCAGATTTTCTTGCTGATTACATCTTTCTTGCTGTTGGGAGGGTTGGTTCAAGTACCGATTTGATTGTTCAGAGGGTGGAGTTTGTCCTAGATGCAGACAAACGTAGCTACCTTATGGACCTTCTTCATGCGCAAAAGGCTAATGGTACACATGGGAAG CAAGCTCTTACTTTGGTCTTTGTGGAGACAAAGAGGGGGGCTGATGCTTTGGAGGACTGGCTCTTTAGAAATGGTTTCCCGGCAACTAGCATTCATGGAGACAGGTCACAACAG GAAAGGGAGCATGCTCTCAGATCATTCAAGAGTGGAGCAACTCCCATCCTTGTGGCAACTGATGTTGCTGCTCGTGGTCTTGACATACCACATGTCGCTCATGTTATCAATTTTGACCTCCCAAATGATATAGATGACTATGTCCATCGTATTGGAAGGACTGGGCGTGCCGGCAAATCTGGCCTGGCGACTGCATTTTTCAATGAGAGCAACACGTCGCTGGCAAGGCAGTTGAGTGAGCTCATGCAAGAGGCCAACCAGGAGGTTCCACAGTGGCTTGAGCGGTACGCTGCCCGTTCAACCTACGGAGGTGGTGGCGGTAGAAACCGCAGATCAGGTGGcggtgccaggtttggtggccgtGACTTCAGGCGAGACAGGGGCAGTGGTGggtatggcggcggcggtggtgcttatggtggcggcggtggtggcggataTGGGGGGTCATCGGGATATGGTGGTGGgtatggaggcggcggcggcggctacggtgGTGGTCAGAGCGCTTGGGACTGA